DNA sequence from the Pseudophryne corroboree isolate aPseCor3 chromosome 6, aPseCor3.hap2, whole genome shotgun sequence genome:
CTCTCAGCTATAGAATAAACCAGATTAGAGTTATCACCCTCATCTAGATCAATAGCAGATACTGTACATAGGAGAGTACCTGGGTCACTGTTCTCCTTAATAAAAGCATTATAAGTAGACTGTGTAAATGTCGGTGCATTATCATTAATATCTGAGACACTGAGAATAACAGTTGTCTTACTGTACAGAGGAGGAGACCCTAAATCAGAGGCAGTCAGCTCAATAGTGTATTGGGATATTTTCTCTCTGTCCAGATTCCCATCTGTGACCAATGAGTAACGATTTTTATTAGATCTGATTTTAAAAGGCAGATTAGGTGACATATCCAGCTGTATTTCTCCATTCTTTCCAGAATCCTTGTCTCTCACATTAATAAATCCAACAACAGTTCCTAGTGGTGCATTTTCTGGAATGTCATTTGTCACTGTGGTAAATGTAATTTCTGGGGAATTGTCATTTACATCTTCTACTTCCACATGAACTAGACATTTCCCTTCTAGTGTGGGAATTCCTTTGTCTACTGCTTTAATAGATAATTCATAAAAATTAAATTCTTCAAAATCCACAATCCCATTATTATAAATCTCTCCACTTTcttcatttaaagtaaataatttTCTGGCAGATTTATATGTGTGATCACTAAAAAAATACTGAATTTCCCCATTTGCACCATCATCCAAATCTGTTGCATTTAATGTTAACAGAACAGTTTTTATAGGGAGATTTTCCTTTATACTGATTTTGTAAACTGATTGATTACAGACCGGGGGATTATCATTAATATCTAATACATGTATTGTTATGTGACAGGACCCTGATCTGGCCGGGTCCCCACCATCAGTAGCTGTGAGAATCAGATTATGCTCTTGTTTATCTTCCCTGTCTAATGTCTTCTCTAATATCAGCTGAGGAACGAGAATTCTATCATTGCGTGTCTTCACAGATAAAGAAAAATATGAATTTGTATTTAATGTATACTGACTGACACCATTGTCACCAATATCTAAATCCTCTGCAATTTCTAAATCAAACACTGTTCCAGGACTTGCTAACAATTCTGTAATTTTAATAGTGCGATTATTAGATAAGAAAGTCGGGGAGTTATCATTTATATCCAGAATCTCTATTTCTAGACTGAAAATCTCCAAAGGATTTTCAGCAGCTGCCTCCAAATGCAGCAAACAGCTCAGACTAGAACCACACAGGGTCTCTCTATCAATCCTGCTATTCACAATCAAACCTCCATTTGCCTTATTTACAGCAAAATATTTGTGATCATTGTCAGATGTTAAATGTAACCTGCGCTGAGAGAGATCTGCACGTTTTATACCCAGATCCTGAGCTACATTTCCTACCAATGTCCCTGGCTCAGACTCCTCAGTAACAGAATAATGGATCTGCCCAGAGACCGAGCCCCAGctacaaaggaaaaaggaaaaCACTACTTGCCATTTCCAACACTGAAAGGAGCCTCTGATGTCcatatcttattttttttcttgtttttaagGTCATAAAGATCCTATATTATCCAATATGCATGTAGGTTATGTTTTCATTCTtccatcccccccaaaaaaaatcaatCCATCCATAGAAATAAAACATCCACAGGGTTCTCATCGGAGCAGCAGCTTTTCTTTGTGTGAGAGGAAAGATGGGAGGGTGATTCACTGAGCCAGGGGGAGGAGAGAGTGGAGCTTATATGAGCAGATCCACTGCTATAGCTGAAATAAATGATTGAAAGACAAGTCTGCCCTCTTCTGGTCAATTGTGATAACAACATACACAACAAGCAAGCACAACTTAAATACTTATAGAAATATGAAACATCAATAGTAGACAAAACAAATTGATTCAATAATTAATAGTTTAGTCTTTTCTGTTCAGTCTCTTTTGTCCCCTTTCCCCTTTTTCTACAAGCCTGTAAATGTTATTTTGTCTAATTATttaaagatatacagtattacacttctAATACCATATATTAGTCATTATTTCACTTTAAACACCTTTCTTCAGATGTTTACCACATTATTATTATATTTCTATGACAATATACTcagttaaataaataaattacagaatATTGATTTGGGGGATTTTATTTAAGAGATTATAGTTAGTTTACTGCTGAAATTTTGTAAAGTATATGTTTTTGTATATTTATGTTTCTGTGTATGTacatttcatttttttattattagataATCTTAACAGTGGTGCATTGTTAAAGTAAAATATTTTTTAGCAACAATATAACATTCTACTTATTTATATCAAATGATGAAATGTGAAATACTTTTTTTAGTCACATAAATCAATGTTTTTTAAATGTAAACAAATGTGTCTGCTTGTCAAATTTGACATTATGTATTGGTGTATCGTGTAAAACAGAAAGAAAATTATTTTATCTCTTTGAAAATAAAAATGAGCTTATTTTTAGTGTTTAACCATAAGTATTCATGTACTGTTACTTGTATTAGAACATACCTCATTGTACTTAGAGTGTACATTGGAAAAATTTCAGAGATCTGGTGCCAGTGAATTAATTCTTAACTTCGTCTTGATTCACCAAgtagtgcgcacacacacacacacacacacacacacaccacacacacacacacacacacacacacacacacacacacacacacacacacacacaatttggcTTAAAAACATACAGCCAAGCTAAAATAATAAATCACAAGCAGTTTGCTAGTGCTGTGAACCATGATCACCATCCGCTATTTGCACTTGCTGCTCATCACCCATGTATATTACAGCTTACTCAGTGCATTATGGTCTTTGCCATGGTCTGAAATTGTGTATACATATTTATTGTACTTCCTCTATATTAGAAAGCCACCTATTATACCAATCAGGGTATCAGCAAAGCAGGCATAAGTGATATGCTCAAATAAGATGCATGGGCAATATGCATGCAGCCACATATCTGGGCACGCACAGAACAAAACTGTACAATCAGTTCCAGAGCAGGGTAGATTTGTGCCCTGTGCTAGCTCTTCCCTAACATCATGATATCACACCATGGAAGTGGGGCTTttgactgtcattttccaaacagcctgtaacatgacagttaggagctgattggctggtactttatatccatccactttatttTAATACATAGACCCTCTAAGTAATTTAGGCACAAATGTATTGACAATTTTTTTCAccaaaaaccgctctgaaattgtcaTTTGTTTAATGAGTTAAACAGGCAAAGAACATGAGTTTAtttaaaaaagaattttttttgaataaaaagaaataaataaaaaaataatatatatatatatatatatatttaaataacggAACATCAGTCAGGAAGATTGGTAACAttggaacatcggtaacattgtgaccatcgcgACATTACTGTTTaccccaagacagctgccaggtacacagggtggATCTGGCGGTGGCTtgggggggttgttttacacttttCCAGCGGCTGCTATTTTCTGggtggggtcctgccgtgctgattgatcagcagtgatcggcagcacagcaacactgaggggagggttcagagaggcagagggaccttccggtccctctgagagcagcagcagtggGATGTTTCTCTTCCCTGCCATTGCTAACACTGCTTATCTGACTGGTcgtatcctgtgcgaccaggtcagataaaacacttcctggtgtggtcgcatctgatgcgaccatgccaggcaagtgttgAGCCTTAAAAATGAATAAAGTGAAAAATCATAAAGGGtggtaaagtaccagtcaatcagctcctaactgccatgttacaggctgtgtttgaaaaatgacaggagttgatttgttggtactttattactctttccacttcatcacttttttaaatacattttggcCTTTTTAAATACTTTTTACCCTGTAAGTGTTTAAAGAATGTCGTAAGTAAGTAAAACAAGTTAAATTGCTAGTAATGTCATATGCCTTTACTCCTGTGAACTACAGTAGTGATCATTCACAGCGCAGCGGACCAAAGTGCAACAGGTAGCTAAACACAGAAGTGTCCTTATCATTTATTATTACAGGCTACTCACACTTGATGATAAGAACAGTCTCGTATTATTATCTCATACTTTTCATTAAAAATAACCAAATTCTCTGATAACATTTTTTATCAAATACAAAATATGCCTCAAATTCATAAAGCTACAGTACATTAGGATGTCAATACAGTTTAAATTAATCGCATAGCTCATGAGTTATAAAATACAATTATGGAGTAAGTTAAATAATCCAAATTAAACATATGTACATGATTCAGATTTTCAAATGTATATTGACAATATGAGTATATTCAGATAGGGCAGTGATGTTGCAGGTATATTGCTAACACATTTGTCAAAAGTGTTCAACAAATTTTCCTATACAGAGAATTCTCCATAAACACTGAACACAATAATAATGAAAGTTTCAATCTTGCACAAGTTCAAGAATTCCCACAAACTTTCTATCTGTTGCTTTAATATAACAAACATCTGAGgaccattttgaaaaaaaaatgtcagCATTTCTACATCCTGGTATTTGTACAGTTGCTAGTTTTCTATATATATGTGCATACAAGCTGACTGCATGCCAACCATAGCACTTCAGCATACAGTAGCTGGACAAGCCTCCATAAACAACTATTTAATTCTCCAATATTGTTTTTCCACAATTGTAAATGATGGAActatatgtcacacacacacacacacacacacacacacacacacacacacacacacacacacacacaatcacgtacacacaaacacacacacacacacacacacacttaaaagtTGTTTAATTTTACAGAGTTGTGCATAGTACTATAAGTTTTTTAAAATGTAAATGCATGTAATATGGGTCAGCTCATGGCTTGTATCACCTTTGAAATCTAAGAGATCTATGAATAGAAACAAATGTGGAGAATAAGGTTGAGCAGTTCTGTTCCTTTATCCTGATGTGATTTTGGACAGTCCATCCACTGGGGACTATGGCCAGAGAAGGAGTCAGCTCAGTGTACTGATGCACATGCATGATAATGACATGAGTCATTAAGATGTGGCCTCGTCTGCTCCTCACTGTCTCCATTTCGCCATGCACCAAAATCCTAAAACATCTCTGTCACCTATGAACAAAAACCTGGGGGGCAATGTAATAGAGTGCGAGAGCCAGGAAGTATGGGACTTTGAGTTCtcacatatttttaaagtggcaattagctACATGGCAAAACAAGTTTGGTTTTGCAATGTAACTGATTGCAGCTGTAACGATACATGAGATCTCGGCCGAAGTCCCACGCTCCCTGGTTCGCACAGTCTATTACATTCCTCCCCTGGAGCTCTATGTACTAAAGTAAAATACATGGTGTAGAATCTTCTGTTTACAGGGAGACATTATCACTATGCACAATGGACATACTGCTACACCAACTGAAAGGCACTATTATTGGATACAATGatctattaaaaaataaaaatgtgaaattgTAGCACTGAAATATTAGCAGCCCTGATTTCCCACCATTGTTTTAAGTTATATAATACATAAATGTAGGTTAAACAACAAAGCCCAATTAATGAAGTATTTTTATTACATTTCTAGCCTAGTTGGTGATTGAAATATGATAGCAGGCAGCACTTGGTGTTATTATTACATAGATATGTCTTCATACTCAAGTCATGCATAATAGGGATGTACTACAATGTGTGAGCATTGCAGgaaaaggggctcatttgcataaAATAAAACAGGTCACCCCTGATTTGAAGTTTTTATGTAACCCTATAATGTTCATTAAATTGACCACAGAAGTCAAACAGAGGAAAAATATGTGCACTCGCTTTTTGACATCTGTACAAGCTAACATTTTGTGGCAAACTATTATGTCATTATAGTTTTATGATGACAGGtaatgggaaaaaaaacaaaagtgTAATGATCTTGTGGTTTTAGTGAAAGTGTTCCAtaaaaatacaaaattcatatacaATGTTAGTCCACAACTTGTAAATAAAAAAGTTTATCCATTCATCATTGAGCCATAAATTAGATCATTCAAACAATATTAAATACTATAAAAATATTACTGGAAAAAAAAAGATAGCAATAGTTACATGGATTTGCTGTTCCATAACATTATCACTAAAACTACAAACATAAATGtaattattattctttattatatAAATGAATGAGGAAATAAAGGAAGATAAGTTCTAACTCACCTTATCTGGGTCATTCATATCTGAGGAATTATCACTGTCTTTAGCCATATCTTTAAACTGAGGAAAATCCAGAGACTTCGTATAACTGAAATCTTGCTGTTCGGGGGCTGGGGGAAAGTTAGTCTGGTAACATTGTCCTTGGGTCCCTGGAGGGACCATCCTGACCTCCATGTACTTTAAGGTTCCGTCTGTGTTCAGGTAAAGAGCCGGCTGATACTGATCTGTGTAGGATTTGGATTGGGACCCACTAAGAAAGCAGCAGCTGCTGCTGTAATCATAATTTTCTTTCCTCAGACATCTCACCAGTAATATAATGAATGTAACCAGTGACACTAAGCTGATGGCCACTAGGGAAATGATTAAATACAAAGTCATATCTGAGGGGGGTTTGGAATTATTGATAAAATTCCCAGATTTGGATGTTTCTACTACAACCTCATCTGCTATAGTAATAAGTACAGTGACTGTCGCTGATAAAGGAGGATTCCCATGGTCACTGATAGAGATGAGTAGTTGTTGCTCTGTATTTTCTGTGTCCTGAAATCCTCGTACAGTTCTGACCTCTCCTGTATACTTAGACACGTGAAACAACAAGGAATTGGCAGCATCAATGAGACTAAAGACTAACCAGGCATTGTGACCAGAGTCCAGATCCACGGCAGAGAGTTTTGTCACCAAATAACCAGCACTTGTAGATTTTGGAATCCTCTCTTGTACAATGAGATCCTCAGAGTGTTCTGGATACAGCAAGGTGGGGGAGTTGTCATTTGTATCCAAAATGAATATAAAGACAGCGACAGTGGAAAATAACTTTGGG
Encoded proteins:
- the LOC134933410 gene encoding protocadherin gamma-C5-like isoform X18, translated to MDIRGSFQCWKWQVVFSFFLCSWGSVSGQIHYSVTEESEPGTLVGNVAQDLGIKRADLSQRRLHLTSDNDHKYFAVNKANGGLIVNSRIDRETLCGSSLSCLLHLEAAAENPLEIFSLEIEILDINDNSPTFLSNNRTIKITELLASPGTVFDLEIAEDLDIGDNGVSQYTLNTNSYFSLSVKTRNDRILVPQLILEKTLDREDKQEHNLILTATDGGDPARSGSCHITIHVLDINDNPPVCNQSVYKISIKENLPIKTVLLTLNATDLDDGANGEIQYFFSDHTYKSARKLFTLNEESGEIYNNGIVDFEEFNFYELSIKAVDKGIPTLEGKCLVHVEVEDVNDNSPEITFTTVTNDIPENAPLGTVVGFINVRDKDSGKNGEIQLDMSPNLPFKIRSNKNRYSLVTDGNLDREKISQYTIELTASDLGSPPLYSKTTVILSVSDINDNAPTFTQSTYNAFIKENSDPGTLLCTVSAIDLDEGDNSNLVYSIAESQIDDSSVSSYVYINTNNGNIYAQRSFDYEHIQVLQFTVRVEDSGSPKLFSTVHVFIFILDTNDNSPTLLYPEHSEDLIVQERIPKSTTAGYLVTKLSAVDLDSGHNAWLVFSLIDAANSLLFHVSKYTGEVRTVRGFQDTEYIEQQLLISISDHGNPPLSATVTVLITIADEVVVETPKSGNFITNTKPPSDMTLYLIISLVAISLVSLVTFIILLVRCLRKESYDYSSSCCFLSGSQSKPYTDQYQPALYLNTDGTLKYMEVRMVPPGTQGQCYQTNFSPAPEQQDFSYLKDFHQIKDMAKASDNPSDMSCMNDPAQQAQPNTEWRFSQAQRPGPSGAQPAEEAGVWPNNQFETERLQAMILASANEAAEGTSGLGGGTGTMGLSARYGPQFTLQHVPDYRQNVYIPGSTLTPTNAGGKRDGKGGGNKKKSGKKEKK